tttgaataaaactccCAACTCATATGTGTGGAAATTCGTGTAAGCCCTTGTCATGGAGATGATAAATAATTGCTCTGTCCATGCTTTGCAAGTACCTCATGTACAACTTTCtactctcctagtacttgaactagttggcacataagtAGTGCCACTAAAATCTGGATTGAgtgggagcatgagcttgatttccaagtctaagttgttgtgagatttgagatgGCCCGAATCGGGATGAAACTGCTTTCTCTTGTAGGGAACCTCTCGGACTTTGTTTAAAATGAAATATGGTAAAGATTTCCCCTTTGGTTTGCATGTACTACCCAGAGCCATAAAGTTTTATCATATGAACCGATATAAGCtatcttgagttattttgagcTTTGCTGAATGGTGAGTCCGTTCGAggaaggtacttgtcatctaccgatctttctcctttgcgtatccattgttttgctagcctcaaaataTCTGGCATATCAATTACCTACCTCGGGTATTGATATCCACCTTCACCAGACAATTCCCCTCACAAGAAAAACCAAAATCTCCACAGTGAACCTATCCATCTCGAATGGTCTATCCAAGCAATGCTCCCTTCCAATAACTCTATCCTCATGGAGTATGGGTCATCTTCTTTATAAAAAAGACTGGAGTAGaagcaatgaaaaaaaaagaaggggagACAAGACCAATACCTCCACTCAAGAGAGTTGAAATAAGGAGCTAAAATAAAAGGACCAAAAATGTTCTAAGAGTGAgtccatttcctccctctccccaaaACATTTTACCTTCCATAAGATTGGGATTTGATCAAGTACCAACCTCTTGCGAACCACTCTTCAGCTCGGCAacacaggtaaccaaggtatgctaaCTCTTCTTacccaaaactccacatatcagccttagatTAGGACGAAGATGGTCAAAAAATTTCTGACCAtagtgaggatcatacaccttgagtgaCTTGAGAGTACCATTGGGGAATCTTGAACCACTTTTTGAAAACTTGCAAAATATTCCGAGATAGGAACCTGAACAGGAGGCAGGAaatattccggtgaaggttgttcaatctctcaaccgcccaagacgTGGGATGAAAGGCGAGTAAGCCCCATCTCCAGAAaccaaggtatgagccaacttattcaaagtaCATATGGGTTAGAGTATTATGTTGTGCATAAGGTTTCTGAAGGGTATGAgtattgatgcaactcctgatccaccgagcctctgccttagctttgctcgaggacgagcaaaagttcaagcttggggggggggggtgttgacggccattatttcccattttgaccgtcaacttcttgggaataacatgagctttacaccatgttccatacatattttactaaTTTCTAATAAGtgcaacaagttttggatgagttatgGTTGTAGGAACTAATGTACCAAAAATGAACCAAAACCGGGgaaaacccaggccgaccggccttacctaggccggccggcctggcacctctacACACTGTGCCATGATTTCGGTCCAGGGCAACGTGACATGAGTACAATGTCCCTGAGAAGGGATTGGAAGTTGATTTGATCAAAACAAAAGGCATGGACATGAATCAAAGGACACACAATTCAGCATCAACTTCACCATATGTCGGTGATCCACCTCCCTGGATTAATATCATGCATTGATGTGCAACGTCTGCAAAATAGAGGGCTGACTGGCACCAgaggcaggccgcccggcctacctcaggccggccggcctataaCTGCACGTGTTGGTCCTAAGCAACCGAACACCGACATCAGGAGCCAATCGGAAGAGTCCACGAGAAGGTGGTGCCCGAGAGGTGGCAACCCCAGGCTGGCCGGCTTAgggtaggccggtcggccccacctggcagcctctcAAGTCCCTACTGCGCGTGGAGTTTAAGCCAAGAAATACCCTGCGTGCAACTACAGCTACCGGCCAAGAACCGACTTCtaactagtataaataggcccccCCAATCCTCACTTGTGGACACCCACAAAAGGAGCTCTCTTCTCTCAttcttagtttctagagtaggttaggtagtctgggagttagagtcgagtcgagcttgtctcgggattccggagtcgtcaacagaagtcgggtataagctcttgtatcttttcctttgacatttatcaatataagttgtcttctttatcttttagaGTCAACTTTACGTTCCGCACTTATTCACCTTTCCAAGTTATCTTGCTTGTGTGCGAAAGTTCATTCCTCTAGCATAGGCTTTGTACCTATCTTGTTTATCAGGATCTTACCTTacaggttttctcgcccggactagggagGCTAAAGTTAGTTCCCTATGTTGAGGGAGATTTCTCTTGAACgcgtcaagagaaatcctaacaccgagtacggacGTGGTGTCTAAGTTTAGtattagctagaaagtgtgttccaccccacagaactgttgtggtaggcggcaggtggtgatagccctgtatgtccctcgtagtccatcacgttcgggtgttttcatagcagtagttgcaggttgccgttggactcccctctcatccctttctgaagtccttccacttccagccgccgaagtaagctctaggttcccgataactagttagaagcaaggtttagtctagagaggctagctcgatagattacaagtgttttaggagtctttctcgctcatTGTCCTCCTAGCTGCTCACCTCTCTAAtaattagagtctcctgtgtcagacgATCATCGTTGGCCATTATTTTATCCAatcatatcaggcttacccccactaagttagtcggttgatatctttagtaaagtttgtcattcgattcttcgatactctttatccatagtacttccctgaggaaaattacgataccctggaatactccaaggtgaaatgctacagcggtgatttagtgcgcttgcggaatccatatcctattgagcataagaaacgccaacgaGTTGACGAAGAGTTGACGAAGTCAGCCGCACTCAGACATGGCATTGGCGACGGCCCTGTACTCCGCCTTGGCACTGGAGCACAAAATGGTAGGCTGATGCTTGGAGGACCAGGATACAAGTGCATCACCAAGGTAGCTACAATAGCCCCAACGTAGAGTGCCGTGTGTCCGGGCAGCCTGCCAAGTCCCCGTCGGAGTCGGCGATGATGTCCAGGGACTTTGAGGCTGGGAGATGCAGGCCGTGATCAGTGGTGCCCTAGATGTAGCGAAGAACATGCttgatgagcgccagatggccCTCACACCGCACCCGACGATGAGTAGAGGAGCACCTGCACGGCGACGTCGAGGACGACCAGGATGACCCCGGGAAGCACGGGCGCCTCCTCCTCGTTGTCGCCCTTGATGACAAGCTGCAGGTAGATCGCCGCCATCTCCAGGATCGCCGCGGTGATGTTGCACGCAACCAAGTAGCTGTAAATGCACCCACGCATAAGTTAGGACGACGGGATGAGATCCAGGCATGGTGCTTGTGCATATGTACATGAAGGGTGAGTAGTTCTTGAAGGTGACGGTGGTGGCGACAGTGCTGTCGGCGCCGTAGATGGTGCAGTCGCTCGCGGTGGCCATGACGACCGCCGAGGCGAGCGCCAGCCCGAACGTGCACAGGCGGAGCAGGAGGGTCACCGCCTTGGAGCCAttgggcggcgccgcggccgccatcatGATATGGTAGTCGGATCCGTACATGATGACGTCACTTTGCAAATCCACAATCATCAACACCATTTAGGATTGATATATATTATAtagtcatatatatatacatggaaACTGTATATATAGTAGAATGTGATCCTATCATCCTATAATATAAGGAAACTGTAAACATAAAGGGATTGATATCGTCTTCATATATACGACAGATTCTTTTGGATGATGAATCATCGGTTTTTATTTACTAACTTCCTGCACCCTAAACATAAAGGTAGTTGTTTCGCGAGACAAGCGCCTCATAGGCTAAAATTTAGGACTACGAGACCACTTTTGCATTATTGTACGAGTTCTTCGCAGCATGCAACTGACAATATTTTTTTGTCTATGCACAAATTATGGAATTATATCTTACTATTAGACAGCTTATAATGCAAACGATTGTATGTATTGCCTGTTACATCATCTCAAGATGCCATGACAATACATGAGACCGTCTATTAGACGAAAGTGACGGATCTGAGAAGATTTGGTTAGAGGCTTGGGATTTAGCTTCCAGATTTTTGGTTTTACGGTTTCGCAGGCCCTGTCACTAACCATTTATAAACTTAGCTGGTACACGTGTGCCTGGTAACCACTACTACTGAAAACTTAATGAAGGCGGGCAAAAAAGGCTTAACTAAGGCGGGCAAACCAACCATTTTGGACAAAACGTCATAGTTAATAGTGGCTTTACCATGGCGGGCAtccaaccgcctcggttaatcatttAATCGAGCCAGTCATTTTAACGTAAACCACCTCCGTTATTAAATATTAACATAATCGGTCGCCATAAGCTGTCTGTCTCCTTTAATATGGTTTAACCGAGGTGGTCATTTATTATGTGTCCACCTCAGTTAAGGTTTTGCAAACTAAAAAAAGCttattttatttcaaatttaaatttgaaaacacataCAAATAAAAGAACATGCGTACGAAAGGTAAACACATATATTACATCCACATATGTGTCTCCCTTATTGTTCCATGATCCATGGATATCACACACAAAGTTCATATTACATTCATGCATGTTCACATAGTTCACAAAATCACATCACAAGTTCACAAGCACCTACTCGAAGATGTCCAGCAACTTGTAGTCGTTCATGTTGAGATCGCTTCTCCAGTTGCGTAGCTTCACGAACTTCTCCTCCATTGCTAGCTCGCTCTCGACATAGAAGAATTTCCCCCCAACAGAACAACATTCATCCGTGATAAACTTATTACAAATGTTGGCTACTGTCCACCCCCTTTCCTTTCGCCACCATCCTTGAGATTTTTTCAGCTGTCGCAAGCTGTGGCTATAACGTCCACAAGACCTGAGGTACTCACAAGTATAGTATCCAAACAAGAACGAACCTGTAGATTGCTTGGAGCACTGTGTGCATGATATATATAACACTTAGCCATTAGGACACATAAATAGCATGCACGATGTAATAGCACATATGATTCTTCATGCGTCACAAGAATTGTCGCCTCATGCACAATTTTGCACCAtacttctgcttcttcttctcggACCTCCGATCATAGCATTCGGGATCTTCCGCGTATTTCCTGTAAGTGTTGTATGCCAACCACTTGTGTCAACAACAAATTTGATATGTGCTTCGAGTGCCTAAAAGAATGTGTCGTGACTTACTATTTCAGACATGTTTTGAAATCCTTGTACCCGTCTTTGTTTGTATCTTGCAAAGATTCGAAAATGACAGCCTTTCCATCCTGAGGATAAATTAGAAATATAATCCAGTGGCCCATGATGCCCAAGATACACAATGGAAACAATATCGATCTCAAATCTTAAAACATGGAAAGTGCTGAACCCAATAGCTATTGCAAGTATCATTTTAACTTACCCAAATTGGTGGGCGGCAAGGATACACCCATTTCCGATCTTCTTCATGGCTTGTAAGATATATGTACATGAGCTCTGTACTTGAGCTCACCTTGCATTTTAGTCTAGATGAGGACTCACTGCATGCTGTCAAAATTCACCAACCTAGGGTCCGTGTTTGGTACATCGTACCCAATGATAGCCCTTTGGGTAATATGCATAGGAGATACGTGGATAATATCTTTGTTTAGTCCCTTGCATACATATGATTGCATTCTGCAAGCACAAGTTGTCACCATGGCATTGTTAGTTTGATCGTAATGAATGTACCTTCAGCGACGCATAGGTGTAATCACTTACATGGCAAAAAGAGGACCACCCATGGCGAGACTTCAGCATCATCAACTAGAGGTTAAAACGCAACACCTTCCAATGCTTTGGACAGTCCTTATATAGCGGATCAATTGCTGCCTATTTCATCTCTTTGAAATTCTCCAGCCACTTCGGATTCCCAAATAGAACGTCATCTTAGATCTAGAGCTACATCTAGAAGAAAAGCACCCAAATCATGTAATAGAGAGAAGATGAGAGTTGAAGAGTAAAAATCAACCTCTTGCGGTGCCCCCCTTCCCCAAATCTATGGGAACCCCTCCCCCCCCTAAAATGGCCACTTCTCGTGTTTTGAgcttagcacaaaaaatggaTGAGGAGCCGTGGGGAAGAAGGCTGCTGGCTGGTGGTTATATAGTGGGAACAAAACCGAGGCGGGCAACATAGCGCAA
The genomic region above belongs to Panicum virgatum strain AP13 chromosome 8N, P.virgatum_v5, whole genome shotgun sequence and contains:
- the LOC120684992 gene encoding CASP-like protein 1U2, with amino-acid sequence MAAAAPPNGSKAVTLLLRLCTFGLALASAVVMATASDCTIYGADSTVATTVTFKNYSPFIYLVACNITAAILEMAAIYLQLVIKGDNEEEAPVLPGVILVVLDVAVQVLLYSSSGAV